Genomic segment of Panicum virgatum strain AP13 chromosome 9N, P.virgatum_v5, whole genome shotgun sequence:
TTCATGGTTCATAGTACCATTCTTTCTTGCTGTCTCTTCTTCTCAGATTTGACAGAAATGTCCACCTTTTGTCCCTGAGATACATCACGCTCTATCTTCTTCCGCCACACAAACCTGAAGAGACAAGATAGAGGGCATTCTTCTTTGAATATTGTTTTGCCACAAGTGAAAGCAGCGGTTCAAGGAACCTTATAGTAGTAATGCAAAAAAGCAGGGTAGCAAATAATCTGGGTCTTAAAGGAAGCCACaaacattttatttttcttgataATATAGATTAACATTAGAAAACTTATCCCACAGTAAATTTATACTATCATAAAAGTGTGAACATAAAGTGCAGTAACATGCCAAACTATAAGACAAAATATGGTATCTGGAAACATATGCATAAGATAGAAAAGTAAGAATGTAAGAACATTTGAATGAGCGTATTTAATTAGGTAAATTCGAATGAACAACATTATGATTCCAAAGCTGTGtttaaaatttgcataactttaAAGAACCATATAAGCTGCGAACAAATAGAATCCCCACGGTCATGTCAGAAAATTCTCCATGAAAACATAATCTGGTCAAACTAGCCATTTAAGAAAACTTATCGTAACTGCGATAGTAATAATGTTGTTGCATCGCTAAGCTCCACTTTCAATTTCGGTTTTACTACAGCATAAGCTGTTCAACTGTTCATGTATTGTTTCCATAATAGCCTAATTAGTCAGGATGCCAAATTATTTTCCTCAAGCTATCAGCTGCATCTAGCAACCTAAATCAGCTTTGCTACTGGTAATGGCAAATACCATTACAATTTTATCACCCATGCCAGTGAGCAAGCAGAATTGATGTACAAGTAAAATAACCCTGGTATCTGCCCAAGTGCCCAAGTACAACCATCTAGAATGTGCTACTAGTTGCCACAAGATGTTAGTTCTATTTCTTCAGTCTTATTATAGGTTCCATTAGGAGCAGTATTTATTCATACAAGATGGGTAAGAGCAATAAGATGTTTGCTATGTTGTTATGGTGCTAATATATGAACTAGTTTTGTCAATGCACTCTGGGCAAATTTGAGCCCAAGTCTCCTCCCGAGATAAGAACAATTACTTAAGTTTTGCAAAATTTTGCAGGTGGGAAAATATTGCACATACTTCTCCGTCAGGTTGGGATCGCCAAAGGGGTTCGAATCATTGGAGTACCCAGAAACCGCATTCGCCTTCAGCTTCTTCGCTACCTTCTCAGCCTGCACAACCAACCGCCACCAGCAACAGTGAGTCAGCAATTAAAGCCTTGACCGCAACCCTAATTCCAGCCCAAACAAAGGGAAAccccccacctccaccgcccaaTTCCAATACCTTCTTCTGCGCCTTCTTGGCCATGTACTCCACGATCTGCTCCTCGGTGACGTCCCGGCGCCTCCGGCTTCCACTCCTCCCCCGGcgtccacggccgccgccggagtctGACCCGGAATCCTCGCTCCCGCTGCCGCTTGCGTCGCTGGAGGAGGACGGGGAGtccctccggcggcggctgtggcggcTCCGCCTCCGGCGTGGCGAGCCGCTGGAGTCCGAGGCAGCGTCCGAGGCGGACGGGGacgggctgcgccgccgccgcgacgacgacgagtgCCGCCGGCCCTCGCTGTCGCGGTCCCGCTTCGGCATGTCGGCGATGAGAGGGAAGCTGCACAGAGTCGTGGGCTCTGGGCTGGTAAATTGTATAGCGGATTAATTTGTGAGGTCAGTTATTCATATTCGTTGGGCTGGACCGTAAAGAGCCCGTCCATACAGATGGCCCACGGTGTGAAAGACACCTCAGGCCCAAATGGGCCTGCTAAATGGAATTAACTTCATCCTCCAATTAAAATGGAATTACTGTCCAGTCTCTATGTATCCTTGATGGAGCCTGTGATTAAATGGTGAAGATGTGATTCAGATCAGAAATTGAAAACAAGGGAAAGGAAAAAGGCGTCCTTGGATGCAAGTAGCGATTGGTGCCATGACAATTAGTGTGCCCCAACGGTGGATTAATTCAATTCGGCCTTAAGGCCGTTTGGATACTAATTtggtgtattaaatatagattaattacaaaactaattacacagatgGATGCTAAAGATGAATCCATTAagtataattagtctatgatttgATCACGTTATGCTAGAGtatacatgtgctaatgattgattaattagatttaatagattCGTATCATGAATAAATCTTCATTTATgcaattggttttgtaatttttctatatttataaTACTCTTAATTACTATCAAAATATTCAATGTGACGTGAGTAAAGTTCAGTCACCCGGATCCGAATGGATCTTTAAAGACATGTATCCTTCCTAATCCACACCGAATATTCAGGCCTGACATGACTGAGCAACCGGGTCTCAAAGAATAGCGGTCAGTTTTAGAGCGACGACCATCGGAAGAAGCTCTGAATCCTGGCTGAAAACTGGCAGTGCTAGCAAAGCCTTTGGGCTGTGGCTAATCTGAAGATCCTGAATCCCTCTCGGCCTGTCCTGACCCTACTGACCCAATGACCCATGCCGTGCTCCACGACAGAGTGCATAACTAGCAAAGCGTAATTGGACCGCGTCTGCCAAAGCCTGATCCGATGAGGCCTGATTTAGATACAACATTGTGACACCTCAGTCCAAAAgcttaataggattgatagaatACTCGTATCAATAGGTTGCAACTTTTTTCCGGAAGTCGATCTTGAAAGAACTCCAAACTTAGCCTGGAATAATTTCGGGATGGATGACCGACCGGAAACTTCTTCCCGaatgcgcacgagtgaggacaaagtacgcagaaaagacatgtgttggtctgtgagggtagtctatgtcctagaaaacTGTCAGATGTAAGCAGGTCCGGCCTCGGGGAGACGGgatgttacagaatggtatcagagccaactctcgcggtttcacagGCATGTACGGGCGTAAGTGTACGGACATGTGGACGgacgcgtggcgggtcagtgtgCGGGCATCTGgaatgcgccgttggcactggacgcacggacgtcgcaaagggaccgttggcactgaaCACACGGACGTCGCACATGGGCCGTTGGTACTGGACGTACgagacgtggccaagagaggacgttcctggcttgggattgaccgacgagaacgtcggtctcttaagggggcgaggatgtgacaccccaacccaagggcttaataggattgatagaatACTCGTATCAATAAGTTGCAATTTCTTTTTCGGAAGCCGATCTCGAAAGAACTCCAAAGTTGCAATttcgggatgggtgaccgaccggaaaCTTCTTCCCGGGtacgcacgagtgaggacaaagtgcgcagaaaagacatgtgttggtctgtgagggtagtctatgtcctagaaaacTGTCAGATGTAAGCGTGCTctgcctcggggaggcgggacgttacaaacattcaaaattttaaaattattatATTGAATGTGGCACATATATGGAATactaaatctagacgaaataaaaaacaattgcatagtttgtttgtaaaatacgatacgaatctaatgagtttaattaaatcatgattagacactaaattgctatagtaaatATGTGCTagtgacggattaattagttttaataaatttatctcgtagtttacaaacGAATTCTATAAATAATTCTATgattaatctatgtttaatatCTCAAATGTAAAAAGATTTAGAGCCTGTTCGGCTTATCCAGTGAATAATGTTCGGTTAGTAGAATTAATAGTATTATGTGAAAGGAGATAAGCCGAGACAAGTCGAGATTGAATGAGCCGAACAATCCCTTATTTCAAAACTTTTACGGGAGCAACCATAGAAGACCGAAGCGAGCCGAGGTGTCGTCCTCGTCCACGCCGTGCCATCATGGTTCAGACATCACTGTCGCCATTGCTGCAGGAAGGGAGAGCTGGGCCCTGGCCATAGCCCATGAACCTCCGAGAAAAGAATAGGATGTGGCTGGCATTCATTTCAGTCTCCGTATGTCCTGGATTTGGATGGATGGGGTCCGTCCATCCGGTGCCGTTCGGCGGCGACCGGCCATTAACTCCGCTTCCAAAGCAGCCGTCTCACCTCATGGCTAATCGCAAATCTGCAGTAGTACTCTGTACTCGTAGTACTGTCGGTTGGACAGTATGGAGCCAATCACCTGCAATGATGTGATGTCGTTAGGGAAGCCTACCAAGAACTTTCCTTTCGCGAAAAACTGTCAAAAGAACATTTTAACCATGGAACCTGGCCCTTTTCTCTCGAATTAGTAGAATACGTTGAATTGAATTTGCTGTAACAGAATTTTCTACACTCGGTGCTTTGTTTCTTCGAAATAAAGCGGGAAAAtcttgtttctaaaaaaaattagtaGAATATTTAAGAGTGGCTGTAACAGTAGTatactacatccaaacagcagTAACAAGAAAGCACTTGTTGTCATCATCGCTACTCGTCTGCTAAAATTACACACTAATCGCGCACCCAATCACCTGCCGTATGCAATGACAGCTGCGCTCTGACTGAGCCCTCCATTGCCGTTCGGTTGAGCTCCCTTTGAGCTTGAGAACAGCAAGGATTGGGATTGGGAGACAAGCCGTATACCAAGTCAAAACCGAGCGACAGCTCATTGTGAGACTGTGCGCGCGTGCTTGGACCGAGTCAACGCAGGCGCCGGCCGGCATGGACGCTAGCCCTTCCTCCCGTTGACCGATGTtgactccgcctccgcctccacctccttcgGCCGCTTcggatcctcctcctcctcatcggcggcgtcggcgttgTCCCTGAACTTGGCGTAGATGTCGCCCTTGTAGAAGTTCCTGGTCCGCCACACCAGCACCAGCGACACGAGCACGGCGGCCACCGTGGCGGCCGTGATGATGAGGAACGCCTTGCGGAAGCACTGCACGCCGATGCAGGTCttgtcgccgccggcgtccagcgACCCGCCGTGCTGCTTCGCGGCCTCGGCGTCGTAGAgggcgccggcgacgcggaCGTTGAGGACGTAGGCGCCGATGGGGCTCGCCACGGACCCGAAGTTGTAGAGCGTGGAGTAGTACTTGAGCCCGAACACCTCGGAGATGATGGCGAAGAGCAGCGGCCACTGCGCGCCGAAGCAGAAGCCGATCACCACCGACGCCGCGTACAGCGACTGCGGCACGCCGAAGGCGATGAGGAGGTGGCCGACGCACGAGAGCAGGAGCACCAGCGTCAGCATCAGCGGCCGCGGGAACTTGTAGCGCGCCAGGAAGATCTCGGAGGCGAACCCGGAGGTGACGCGCCCGGCGTAGTTCCAGATGCTGATGAGGGACACGAAGGTGTTGATGCTCTTGGCCGGGTAGCCCAGGGACTGGCCGATCTGGCCCATGTTATCGATCGCCGTCAGCGTGCCGCCGACGCCGCAGATGGTCGCCAGGAACAGCACCAGCATGTCCACGCTCACCAGAGCCTGCAGGATGGTGAAGTCCTCCCCCTGCGCCGGCGGGCTGAACATGTGCCTCAGGCACGACCCCAGGCAGctgctggacggcggcggcggcggcctcgcctcTGTGGTGGTGCTCTGCTGGCTCTtggctgccgccgccatctgcAGCGAGGCAGCTGGTTTCTCGACGGTCACCGTGGGGGGCTCGCGGAGGGACTCCTCGAGCTCCTTCTGGATCTTGTACTCCTgcttgacgacgacggcgagcggcaggAAGAGGACGAGGAGCAGCGCCGCGGCCGACACCCCGTAGGCGGCGTGCGAGAAGTTGACCTGCTTCTGCACGACGATCATGACGAGGAGGTAGGTGGCGAGCGCGATGGAGATGTAGAGGAAGCAGAAGAAGGCGTCGTTGCtggtcgccgccgacgagcccgcggcgccgcgccggcggctgggGCGCGGGTACGGCATGATGCGGACGGTGTGGACGAAGAGGATGGAGATGGCGGCGGGGAGCCAGGCGATGAGCAGCACGAGCGACTTGGCGTCGTCGCCGTAGATGGCGAGGTAGAGCTGCGTGAAGATGGCGCCGCTGAGGCCGACGAAGCCCTTGAGCAGGCCCAGCACGATGCCGCGGCTCTCCGGGAAGTTCTTGACGCAGGTGACGAGCGCCCCGGTGTTGGCGAAGGACTGCGAGTTGGCCCCCACGCAGATGTAGATGCACATGAGCCACACGGGGGGCCGCGCGGTGCGCCCGTCGATGACGAGGTAGATCATGAGGTAGCCCGCgaggttcatggcggcgccCATGGCGAGCACGACCCACGGCGGCGTGACCTCGTTGATGAGCCCCGAGAGGACGCCGACGTTGGCGCCCAGGTCCTTGAAGAAGGAGAGCGTGTTGAGCGTGCGCTGGTCGTACCCCAGCGATGACTTGAGCACCTTGGAGTAGATGCTGAAGATGTACGTCGCCCCCGACGCCGACAGGATGAGCAGGCACGCGAACACCATGAACCACCGGCCAAGCACCACCTGACGGACGAACCGCGCCGTCAGCACCtgcgggccgccggcgccggcgccggacgcGAACACCATCGCGCCAAACCGAAGCGCACACTCCCCCTCCAACTTCTCGGCAGCCGCTTGTCTGGTGGCGAGCCGCGCCGGTGAGTGACCCAGGACAGGGGGCGCTGCGCCTGTGCAATATATAGAGGCGGGGGTAATGGGTGGATATGCTAGGAGAAGGCTCGCTCGTGGCACATGGATATGTTTTGGTTGGAGACAGATTTTGGGGCCACTAAAAATGACCACAGATTTTGCCCAATTTTTAGAATGTTTTGGCCAAATTAGATGAGCTTTTGGTGCCAAGATGTCCGCTCGTGCTGAactttaggccctgtttagttcgcgaattttttttattttggtacTATACCACTTTCATTGTTATTTAACAactaatgtccaatcatgaattaattaggcttaaaagattcgtctaaTTATTTACCgtaaaactatgtaattaattatttttaactgcatttaatacttcatgcatatatccgaagattcgatgtgattgATATTGTAATTAATTAGATTCTCTATATAAACTAGTTCAGCTGTAACGTTGCCTTGTCacttggccttgtttggttcgcgCGCTAGGATCCTAGCGCGCCTTTTCTAGTCTCCGCATGAAagactaaatgaagtctatttgtaaaactttttcagtgatgagtgtaatttttcgcgacgaatctaacgatggtaattaatcgatgatttgctacagtgatgctacagtaccatcatctaatcgcgcggtcaaagacctcattagattcttcaggatcACTGGCACGGGaattctgaagttggttttgtaaactggctttgtttgacaccataattaacGGTCAAACTGATACTATTTACTAGCACGCTGCAAAGCAAACGGACCAAGCTAGATGATGATCAGTGTGGCAAAACTATCTGGCAGCTCATTCATCCTGCCGTCTTGAGCTGTGGTCCAAGACATGCCATGGTCCTCAAGGAATGGCCTGCCCGTCTACTGTTTTCGCCCTGGTCTTCAGGGAATCGAAACAGAGCAGGCGGCCTGTGGAACAacatggctggctggctggctctgAGCGGCAGCCATGACCATGATCCTTGGAGATTGGCTGTGGTCTTCACAGATTTGGTCATCAGGGTCTCAGATGCAATCCTCATGCATTCATCACTGGTCGCTGCATGATTCGTCGGATCGACGACCTTGACTCGAGGGTTTACTGGGAGGATTTGCGAGGACTAATGAGAACGATCTCTGTTGACTAAacagagagagagtgtgtgcaTGAAGCATGCTGTGATGCTGAGAACTGATATGGACTCTCGCAACCGGCTCTCCTGCTTATCCGAAGAGGTGGGACCGGCTTGTCAGTGAACCATCTTGTGTTTTCCTTTGGATATTTAGACGAAATTCATAGAAAGAGATATGTAGCTAAGAATTGATGCTGG
This window contains:
- the LOC120690883 gene encoding uncharacterized protein LOC120690883, whose protein sequence is MVFASGAGAGGPQVLTARFVRQVVLGRWFMVFACLLILSASGATYIFSIYSKVLKSSLGYDQRTLNTLSFFKDLGANVGVLSGLINEVTPPWVVLAMGAAMNLAGYLMIYLVIDGRTARPPVWLMCIYICVGANSQSFANTGALVTCVKNFPESRGIVLGLLKGFVGLSGAIFTQLYLAIYGDDAKSLVLLIAWLPAAISILFVHTVRIMPYPRPSRRRGAAGSSAATSNDAFFCFLYISIALATYLLVMIVVQKQVNFSHAAYGVSAAALLLVLFLPLAVVVKQEYKIQKELEESLREPPTVTVEKPAASLQMAAAAKSQQSTTTEARPPPPPSSSCLGSCLRHMFSPPAQGEDFTILQALVSVDMLVLFLATICGVGGTLTAIDNMGQIGQSLGYPAKSINTFVSLISIWNYAGRVTSGFASEIFLARYKFPRPLMLTLVLLLSCVGHLLIAFGVPQSLYAASVVIGFCFGAQWPLLFAIISEVFGLKYYSTLYNFGSVASPIGAYVLNVRVAGALYDAEAAKQHGGSLDAGGDKTCIGVQCFRKAFLIITAATVAAVLVSLVLVWRTRNFYKGDIYAKFRDNADAADEEEEDPKRPKEVEAEAESTSVNGRKG